The window AAGTCGTCTCCGGACTCAGCACCGTCGACGCGATCCAACGCCGGATGACAGCTTACGTCCGTCTGCATGCACCTTTCACCTGCAATAGCCCCGATTTTCAACAGCATTGATGCCACGCTCCCCTCTCAGGTAAACTGGACCGTGGCGAGACGTACTGAGAATTCGCCCTGGTCTCCTGAGAAACTGGGCATGAGACTGGCTGAGTTGCCAGCCAAGAGCGAGGTGCGCGCTGTCCGACAGGGGCCTCCGAGGCAAATGACAAGTTGCACGACGTCTCCTGCTGGAAGGTTCTAGTCGTTCGTCTCGGCGCGAATGATGTGAGCAGGCTAGTACCGGGAGTCTACTTCATGCGGGAGGCACAAGCGCAAGCTCAAGCCCAAGCCGTCCGTAGGATCGTCATCGCGCGCTAGCCGGTTCGACAGAAGAACGCGGGCGGGGTGTCGTAGCAACAGCCCGTCCGAGTCAAGTCTGTCTTCCCGCGCGGGACGCGAAGAGGGGAATGTCAGGAGGTCGGTTTTTCGGCGGGTGGGGTCTCGGGTTCGGGCGGGGAGCCGGATTCGGTATCCCGCCCGCCTGCGTTGCCGTAGCTTGACAAGGATTTGTGCAGGTCGATAATTAGGCGACCCGGAGGTGCCATGAAGTACCTATCTGTCCTGCTTGCCGTGGGCTGTCTGCTGACAGCCGTCCATGCCCAGTGGCTGGAGACCACGATTCGGTTGGACTCCGGTGCCAGCCCTTCGGCGCTCTGTTACAATCCTCAGAACAACAAGGTCTATTGCGCGAACTACGGCCGCGGCACCGTGAGCGTGATCAATGGAGCGACTAATGTCATTGCTGCGACCATTGCCATTGGCGAGGAGGCCAGTGACCTCAGCTGTAATCCTCTGGGCAACAAGGTCTATTGCGCCTATGGCCGTGACTCCGGCCGGCTGGCTGTCATCGACGGAGCGACCGATTCCGTGATCGCGACCATCGCGGTGGGACCCTACCCCGGACCGCTCTGTCTGGGCCTGCAAGACAATAAGGTCTACTGCATTGGCGGCGAGGCCAACCAGGTGACCGTAATCGACGGTGCACGAGATTCGGCCATCGCGACGATCACCGTCGGAACCATGCCCCAGGCCCTGGGCTATGACCCGCAGGGCAACACGGTCTACTGCGCGAACCGCGTAAGCGACGACGTGACGGTGATTGACGGAGCTGCGGATTCAGTCGTTGGCACGGTGGCAGCCGGTTACATGCCTTGCGCCTTCTGCTGCAATACCCGGAACAACCGGGTCTACTGCGCGAATGGCGGCGACTATCCGATTGGCAACTACGACAGCACCGTAATCGTGATCGATGGCGCGACTCACAGAGCAATCGACACCGTGATGGTGGGGGATTTCCCGTTGGCCATTGCCTACAACGCGCACAACAATCGAGTCTACACCGCCAACGCCGCAGCCGGGACCGTGACCGTAATCGACGGTGCACGAGATTCGGTCATCGCGACCGTGCCCGCCGGCACAGCCGATGACTACGAGCGGTCACTGTGCTTCGACACGCTCCACAATAAGTTGTACTGCGTGAATTACCAGGCGGGCAATGTGACCGTGATTGACGGAGCGACGAATAGCGTCCTCACGACCATCGCCCTCGAATCGCTGCCCCATCCGATTGCCTGGAACCCGGCGCAGAGCCGGGTCTACGTGGCGAACCAGAGGTCCAACAGCATCCAGGTCATCCGGGACACCACGACGCCAGCAGTTGAGGAAAGCCGCAAGCCGCAAGCCGTAAGCTCCAAGCCGTTGCCGACCATTGTCCGCGGAGTGCTGTACCTGCCGCGAGCAGAAAATGGGGACAGTCCCCCGGAGCGCCTGCGTCCGACTCGGCGCGGCACAGTCCCCATTTTTCGCCCCATACTGCTCGACATCAGCGGTCGGTGGGTGATAGACCTGTGTCCCGGTGCGAATGACGTGAGCAGGTTGGCTCCCGGTGTTTATTTCGTCCTCGACAAGCCCCAAGCTGTCCGCAAGGTCGTCATCGAGCGCTAGCCGGTCTTCTTCCTACCCGAAGTCTCTACCCGGTGAGGAGAGGGAGAGCAAATAGTGAAGCCCCCGCTCAGTGAGAGCGGGGGCTTTGGAGTCAATGCGGACTACTCTTGTTTGGGTTGCTCAGACGGCGGGGTGGCGGTGTCGGCGGGCTTGCCCGACTCGGCTTTGACGAATGAGAGCCGGAGCTGGTAGAGGACGTCGTCGAGGAGCGAGGTTTCGTCCGGGGTGCGGTTGCCTTCGGTTTTGATTTTGAGCATGGCGAGGGTGTCGATGGTCATTTTGGCCAGGGGCAGGTTAACCTCGACTTTCTCGGTCCCGGGCAGTTTCCGCGCCCATGTAGACGAACGCAGCAGTGGCCAGTTGGAATACGTGCGAGCTGAGGCTGGCTAGTTCGGCATCAGTCGGGATACGGCCCGAAGCTCCGGAAGAGCCATGGGCATGTCCCGCGTCCGGATTGTTGTTTTCATCCATTGTTGTAGTGGTCCAGTAGTGTGCGGGTCTTTTCGACTTCGCCTGCGCGGAGGTAGACCCGCGGCACGCGCGGGCTGACCCGGCAGATTATTTCGTAGGGAATCGTCTCGGCCCAGCCGGCCAGTTCGTTGGCGGTGATGGTATCGCCGTCAGCCGAGCCGAGCAGGGTGACGGTGTCGCCGATCTGGACGTTGGGCACGTCCGTGACGTCGAGCATGGTGAGGTCCATGCAGACGTTGCCGACTATGGGCACGCGGCTGCCCCTGACCATCGCTT of the bacterium genome contains:
- a CDS encoding YncE family protein, whose protein sequence is MKYLSVLLAVGCLLTAVHAQWLETTIRLDSGASPSALCYNPQNNKVYCANYGRGTVSVINGATNVIAATIAIGEEASDLSCNPLGNKVYCAYGRDSGRLAVIDGATDSVIATIAVGPYPGPLCLGLQDNKVYCIGGEANQVTVIDGARDSAIATITVGTMPQALGYDPQGNTVYCANRVSDDVTVIDGAADSVVGTVAAGYMPCAFCCNTRNNRVYCANGGDYPIGNYDSTVIVIDGATHRAIDTVMVGDFPLAIAYNAHNNRVYTANAAAGTVTVIDGARDSVIATVPAGTADDYERSLCFDTLHNKLYCVNYQAGNVTVIDGATNSVLTTIALESLPHPIAWNPAQSRVYVANQRSNSIQVIRDTTTPAVEESRKPQAVSSKPLPTIVRGVLYLPRAENGDSPPERLRPTRRGTVPIFRPILLDISGRWVIDLCPGANDVSRLAPGVYFVLDKPQAVRKVVIER
- a CDS encoding DUF1844 domain-containing protein, producing MLRSSTWARKLPGTEKVEVNLPLAKMTIDTLAMLKIKTEGNRTPDETSLLDDVLYQLRLSFVKAESGKPADTATPPSEQPKQE